A stretch of the uncultured Trichococcus sp. genome encodes the following:
- a CDS encoding HAD family hydrolase, with protein sequence MMVKTFIFDVDDTLYDQLEPFERAFQKHFSRFKDEVKIEELYKLSRKYSDEAFETTGYEITNMRKMHIYRISKAFEELGIGITEEEALAFQLDYEAFQNEIKLIEEIPQIFELLLQRGAKLGVITNGANDNQLRKIKQLGLEKWIAPENMLVSEGAGVAKPSKEIFAAMERRMGFAKKDVYYIGDNFDNDVVGATAAGWKTIWVNFRNHTIIGQDISATYVVETPEELLRLVDGLARGF encoded by the coding sequence ATGATGGTGAAAACATTTATATTCGATGTCGATGATACACTGTACGACCAATTGGAACCCTTCGAACGGGCTTTCCAAAAGCATTTTAGCCGATTCAAGGATGAAGTGAAGATAGAAGAATTGTATAAGCTGAGCAGGAAATACAGCGATGAGGCTTTTGAAACGACGGGATATGAAATCACAAACATGAGAAAGATGCACATTTACCGTATTTCGAAGGCATTCGAGGAGCTAGGTATCGGGATAACGGAAGAAGAAGCGTTAGCTTTCCAACTGGACTACGAAGCATTTCAGAACGAAATCAAATTGATCGAAGAAATCCCGCAGATTTTTGAACTGCTGCTCCAAAGAGGCGCCAAGCTCGGTGTCATCACGAACGGCGCCAACGACAACCAACTCAGGAAAATCAAACAATTGGGTCTCGAAAAATGGATTGCTCCCGAAAATATGCTGGTTTCTGAAGGAGCTGGTGTCGCCAAACCCAGTAAAGAAATCTTCGCAGCGATGGAAAGGAGAATGGGTTTCGCGAAAAAAGACGTATACTATATTGGAGACAATTTTGACAATGATGTGGTTGGGGCAACGGCAGCGGGATGGAAGACAATCTGGGTGAATTTCCGGAACCACACAATAATCGGTCAGGACATTTCGGCAACGTATGTGGTGGAGACACCGGAAGAATTGTTGCGATTGGTTGATGGACTTGCGAGAGGATTTTAG
- a CDS encoding sigma-70 family RNA polymerase sigma factor, producing the protein MNEEMELSEHSPEQLVALIQQGHSMHFEELFYRFLPLVKKFNRAYYLKSLEQDDFWQEARMVLHKAVQSYVPEKGLQFASFYKLTLKHHIFSLIRKESAVKRRIDKGAVSLDAILENQYSNHTEHSFEGVVSMSFSPEEIVMVKESASGYFESLSDFEQAVFIRFLNGSDFLSIADELDCEVTSIKNAYDRCHRKMKRLLE; encoded by the coding sequence ATGAACGAAGAAATGGAACTGTCGGAACACAGCCCGGAACAATTGGTGGCACTAATCCAGCAAGGGCACTCTATGCACTTTGAAGAACTATTCTATAGGTTTTTACCACTAGTCAAGAAGTTCAACAGAGCCTACTACTTGAAGTCTTTGGAACAAGATGACTTCTGGCAAGAGGCTCGGATGGTATTGCACAAGGCTGTTCAGTCTTATGTTCCCGAGAAAGGCTTGCAGTTTGCGAGTTTTTATAAACTAACTCTCAAACATCACATTTTCAGCTTGATCAGGAAAGAGAGTGCAGTCAAGAGAAGGATCGACAAAGGCGCGGTATCTTTAGATGCAATTCTGGAAAATCAGTACAGTAACCATACGGAACATTCGTTTGAAGGTGTTGTGTCGATGAGCTTCTCTCCTGAGGAAATCGTTATGGTGAAGGAAAGTGCATCGGGTTACTTCGAAAGTCTTTCTGATTTCGAACAAGCTGTGTTCATCCGTTTTCTCAATGGATCGGATTTCCTGAGCATCGCGGATGAATTGGACTGCGAGGTGACATCCATCAAGAACGCTTATGATAGATGCCACCGAAAAATGAAGCGTTTGTTGGAATGA
- a CDS encoding Gx transporter family protein yields the protein MNKNKRLIYISLLAAQGVVITLLERAIPFPFAFAPGAKLGLANIITLLAIFTLPYKDSFKVVWMRLLISTLLGGTLSTFLYSFAGAFLSYGGMLLVRLLGPKRVSMIGISATGGILHNVGQLAMASLIAQSFSVMLYLPILSVTGIFSGIAVGVAANYLLEHVSTIRQFQSEEAAKSKLTKAWYEASLVYRKEHD from the coding sequence ATGAATAAAAATAAACGTTTGATCTATATTTCATTATTGGCGGCGCAGGGTGTGGTCATCACGCTGCTGGAGCGGGCGATTCCGTTTCCGTTCGCGTTTGCGCCGGGTGCGAAGCTGGGGTTGGCGAACATCATTACATTACTGGCGATCTTTACGCTACCGTACAAAGATAGTTTCAAGGTTGTGTGGATGCGGTTGTTGATTTCGACGTTGTTGGGTGGGACGTTATCGACCTTCCTGTACAGTTTTGCGGGGGCCTTTTTGAGTTATGGCGGGATGCTTTTGGTCCGGCTTTTGGGGCCGAAGCGGGTCAGCATGATCGGCATCAGTGCGACCGGTGGGATTCTGCACAATGTCGGCCAGTTGGCGATGGCGAGTCTGATTGCGCAATCGTTCAGCGTGATGCTCTACTTGCCGATCCTTTCCGTGACCGGCATCTTCTCGGGAATCGCGGTCGGGGTGGCGGCGAATTACTTGTTGGAGCACGTTTCGACGATCCGTCAGTTCCAATCGGAGGAGGCCGCTAAAAGTAAATTGACGAAAGCGTGGTATGAGGCTTCACTGGTCTATCGGAAAGAGCATGACTAG
- the rsxC gene encoding electron transport complex subunit RsxC yields the protein MWFSIKRTLKGSHPDPEKSRTENKGIEVASVPRTLVFPLNMHIGAPAKPVVAVGEPVKAGTLIAAGVEGISAHVHASVSGIVLAIEKRLTVKGMADCIVIKNDEAYEAEAWPERTEESLTKADILKAVKDAGIVGMGGAQFPTHIKYAVDDPGSIHTLILNGAECEPYATADDRLMREHPQEILQGMTLIKRLFPIEQAIVGIEANKPDAILSMEEAAKGFDGIVIQSLPELYPQGDEETLIATITGKQVPAGKLPKDIGVIVSNVATAFAVQQAVYAGKPLITRVVTVTGTPLKEPKNLLVRIGTPIESVLEDCGGFAAIPGAIIHGGPMMGHAVENTSVPIVKGTSIILTQTAEEAGLEERMPCIRCAQCLEVCPVKLQPVLISEAYERGDIKRAEELGAMDCIECGNCSYICPSKIPLLDHIRGAKQRIREQRKAGVK from the coding sequence ATGTGGTTTTCCATTAAACGAACCTTGAAAGGCAGTCATCCTGACCCAGAAAAATCACGGACTGAAAACAAGGGGATCGAAGTGGCGTCCGTTCCGCGGACGTTAGTCTTTCCTTTGAATATGCATATCGGGGCTCCTGCGAAGCCTGTTGTAGCCGTTGGTGAACCCGTCAAAGCCGGAACGTTGATTGCAGCCGGAGTTGAAGGCATCTCGGCCCATGTGCATGCCTCCGTATCGGGGATTGTGCTGGCCATCGAAAAGCGCTTGACTGTCAAAGGTATGGCCGATTGTATCGTCATCAAGAATGATGAGGCCTATGAAGCGGAAGCCTGGCCGGAACGTACGGAGGAATCCTTGACAAAAGCGGATATCCTGAAAGCGGTCAAAGATGCAGGCATCGTCGGTATGGGCGGCGCGCAGTTCCCGACGCACATAAAGTACGCGGTCGATGATCCTGGCAGCATCCATACCCTCATCTTGAATGGTGCAGAGTGTGAACCCTATGCCACAGCCGATGATCGGCTTATGAGGGAACATCCTCAGGAAATCCTGCAAGGGATGACTCTGATCAAGCGCTTGTTCCCGATAGAGCAGGCCATTGTCGGGATAGAAGCGAATAAACCGGATGCGATCCTGAGCATGGAGGAAGCGGCAAAAGGATTCGACGGCATCGTCATCCAGTCTTTGCCGGAGCTTTATCCGCAAGGGGATGAAGAAACGCTCATTGCCACCATCACCGGGAAGCAAGTCCCTGCAGGCAAGCTGCCGAAAGATATCGGTGTCATCGTTTCGAATGTGGCGACCGCTTTCGCCGTCCAGCAAGCTGTATATGCCGGCAAGCCGCTCATCACAAGGGTAGTGACCGTTACCGGGACCCCGCTCAAAGAACCGAAAAACCTTCTGGTGCGCATCGGAACCCCGATCGAATCAGTGCTGGAGGACTGTGGAGGGTTCGCTGCAATTCCTGGTGCGATCATCCATGGCGGTCCGATGATGGGTCATGCTGTCGAAAATACTTCGGTTCCGATAGTGAAAGGGACTTCCATCATCCTGACGCAAACCGCTGAAGAGGCTGGTCTGGAAGAGAGGATGCCCTGCATCCGCTGTGCCCAGTGCCTGGAAGTTTGTCCTGTCAAGTTACAGCCGGTATTGATCAGTGAAGCGTATGAACGCGGGGATATCAAACGGGCAGAGGAGCTTGGCGCCATGGACTGTATCGAATGCGGGAATTGCAGCTATATCTGTCCATCGAAGATTCCTTTATTGGATCATATTCGGGGAGCTAAACAGCGCATTCGTGAACAGCGGAAGGCAGGTGTGAAATGA
- a CDS encoding RnfABCDGE type electron transport complex subunit D: MMGNTKLQEENLVVKMSPHIRAKNTSQWIMLQVIIALLFPTVAGTIIFGPKVLAFVLVGATAAAFSEFVYQKLFGKQVTVSDLSAAVTGMLIGLTMPYAAKLSTTALLSVLAIVIFKQLFGGIGRNVLNPAVAVRMGYLLLPWIWLELFPQYDVITTASSKDAVLAKFVTTGATDAVDAVSSSTPLYHIGGGATAVKEGLPDLQRIFFGYEMGGYGGAVGETCKFAILIALLYLILRRIVNPKIPLLYFATCAVIALLKSGFDFEFMLYHLFTGAIIFGGVFMITDYTTGGLTPMGQTIFAVGCGILTMAFRFGDYSPGGVGFAILIMNLLIPVIDRFTSPKIVGHEKRPKAFRS, translated from the coding sequence ATGATGGGAAACACAAAATTGCAAGAAGAAAACTTGGTCGTCAAAATGTCTCCGCATATCCGGGCAAAGAACACATCGCAATGGATCATGCTGCAAGTGATCATCGCGCTCCTGTTCCCGACGGTTGCCGGAACCATTATCTTCGGTCCGAAAGTGCTTGCTTTTGTTTTGGTTGGCGCGACAGCAGCGGCTTTTTCGGAATTTGTGTACCAAAAGCTGTTTGGCAAACAGGTGACCGTCAGTGATTTGAGTGCAGCTGTAACAGGCATGCTGATCGGATTGACGATGCCCTATGCTGCCAAGCTGTCGACGACCGCACTGCTGTCTGTTTTGGCGATCGTTATATTCAAGCAACTCTTCGGAGGCATCGGCCGCAATGTCCTGAACCCAGCAGTAGCTGTCAGGATGGGATACCTTTTGCTTCCTTGGATTTGGCTGGAACTTTTCCCTCAATATGATGTCATCACCACGGCTAGCTCCAAAGATGCTGTTTTGGCGAAGTTTGTGACGACCGGTGCAACAGATGCAGTTGATGCCGTATCCAGTTCGACACCCCTTTACCATATCGGTGGTGGCGCTACGGCAGTGAAAGAGGGATTGCCGGACTTGCAAAGAATCTTCTTCGGCTACGAGATGGGCGGGTACGGTGGAGCTGTTGGTGAAACATGCAAATTTGCCATTTTGATTGCCTTGTTGTATCTGATTCTCCGCCGCATCGTCAATCCGAAGATTCCTTTGTTGTACTTTGCGACCTGCGCCGTCATTGCGCTTTTGAAATCCGGATTTGATTTCGAGTTCATGCTCTATCATCTGTTTACAGGGGCCATCATTTTCGGCGGAGTCTTCATGATTACCGATTATACGACGGGTGGACTCACGCCTATGGGGCAGACGATTTTTGCTGTAGGGTGCGGTATCCTTACGATGGCATTCCGCTTTGGGGATTACTCTCCGGGAGGGGTCGGTTTTGCGATTTTGATCATGAATCTGTTGATTCCGGTTATAGATCGGTTTACGTCTCCGAAAATCGTTGGCCACGAAAAAAGGCCGAAAGCTTTCAGAAGTTGA
- a CDS encoding NAD(P)/FAD-dependent oxidoreductase, whose amino-acid sequence MSKKNIVVVGAGFAGVAAAKKLSRHFKKNPDVLITLIDRHSYQTYMTELHEVAAGRVQPDAIQYDLQRLFSRNRNVDIVTDEVTHVDREKKVVTTSSHSFSYDYLILAMGGEPNTFNVPGVDEHAFTMWSWEDANKIRRHIQDTVEAAANEHDDAKRKAMLTAVVSGAGFTGVELVGDLMEWKDYLAKANKLDPAEFSLYLVEAAPQILGVVTEKEQQKAEKYMLKKGIQIIKGNGVANVKKDSVELSDGTVIPTHTLIWTAGVKANTDAAAYGIEQARAGRLVANKYMEAKDSEGVYLAGDLVYYEEPDKDNAPVPQIVQSAEQTGHTAAANIIASIEGTEKHEHKGTYQGFMISIGSRYGVAYLMDKIHLSGFFAMLVKHIVNLFYFMTIGSGYYFVQYIYHEFFHIKDKRNIFRGHLSRLGNVLWALPLRVFYGSMWTWEALKKIYGLYGTTSWFGDDVVLPFAWLKEATTGASEAVTETVSHPVFGLSYAYGEEPMMIFKEAPEWFNSIMKIMIPNVEMALFFQKFMTIVELLIGLAIIAGLFTFLANAATIALVISFSLSGMFYWVNMWFIPVAIALMNGSGRAFGLDYYVIPWIQKKLDNWWYGKTKSIYRPGVGQ is encoded by the coding sequence ATGAGTAAGAAGAATATTGTGGTTGTGGGAGCAGGTTTCGCCGGTGTGGCCGCCGCGAAGAAATTGTCCCGACATTTCAAAAAAAATCCGGATGTCTTGATCACTTTGATCGACAGACATTCCTACCAGACATATATGACCGAGTTGCATGAGGTGGCGGCGGGACGTGTGCAGCCCGATGCGATCCAATACGATCTGCAACGTCTGTTCAGCCGTAACCGGAACGTGGACATCGTCACTGACGAAGTGACCCATGTGGACCGTGAGAAGAAAGTCGTGACGACCAGCAGCCACAGCTTCAGCTATGATTACCTGATCCTGGCAATGGGCGGAGAACCGAATACGTTCAACGTACCGGGCGTTGACGAGCATGCCTTCACGATGTGGTCTTGGGAAGATGCGAACAAAATTCGCCGTCATATCCAGGATACGGTCGAAGCAGCCGCAAATGAACATGATGATGCGAAGCGCAAAGCGATGCTGACGGCAGTAGTCAGTGGGGCTGGTTTTACCGGCGTGGAACTGGTCGGCGACTTGATGGAATGGAAAGACTATCTGGCAAAAGCCAACAAGTTGGATCCGGCTGAATTCAGCCTCTATCTGGTTGAAGCTGCACCACAGATTTTGGGCGTCGTAACCGAAAAGGAACAACAAAAAGCTGAGAAATACATGCTGAAAAAAGGCATCCAGATCATCAAAGGCAATGGGGTCGCCAACGTCAAGAAGGACAGCGTCGAGTTGTCTGACGGAACGGTGATTCCGACACACACGCTGATCTGGACGGCAGGTGTAAAAGCCAACACGGATGCAGCGGCTTACGGCATCGAGCAAGCAAGAGCGGGCCGTTTGGTAGCCAACAAATACATGGAAGCGAAAGATTCCGAAGGCGTCTACTTGGCGGGTGACTTGGTCTACTACGAAGAGCCTGACAAAGACAACGCACCGGTCCCGCAAATCGTTCAATCCGCGGAACAAACAGGGCACACAGCCGCAGCCAACATCATTGCCTCCATTGAAGGTACTGAGAAGCACGAACACAAAGGCACCTACCAAGGATTCATGATTTCGATCGGTTCCCGTTATGGCGTTGCCTACTTGATGGACAAAATCCATTTGAGCGGTTTCTTCGCGATGCTTGTGAAGCACATCGTGAATTTATTCTACTTCATGACGATCGGCTCAGGCTATTATTTCGTGCAATACATCTATCATGAATTCTTCCATATTAAAGACAAACGCAACATTTTCCGTGGGCACTTGTCCCGTTTGGGCAATGTACTCTGGGCACTGCCGTTGCGCGTCTTCTATGGCAGCATGTGGACATGGGAAGCGCTCAAGAAGATCTACGGCCTGTACGGTACGACTTCTTGGTTCGGCGATGATGTCGTCCTGCCGTTCGCTTGGCTGAAGGAAGCGACGACCGGTGCATCCGAAGCTGTAACGGAAACAGTCAGTCATCCTGTCTTCGGTTTGAGCTATGCATACGGTGAAGAACCGATGATGATCTTCAAAGAAGCACCTGAGTGGTTCAACAGCATCATGAAAATCATGATCCCGAACGTGGAAATGGCTTTGTTCTTCCAGAAATTCATGACAATCGTCGAGTTGCTGATCGGTTTGGCGATCATCGCGGGCTTGTTCACGTTCTTGGCGAATGCCGCAACAATCGCATTGGTGATTTCGTTCTCCTTATCCGGCATGTTCTACTGGGTGAACATGTGGTTCATTCCGGTGGCCATCGCCTTGATGAACGGTTCAGGCAGAGCCTTCGGGTTGGACTACTATGTGATTCCGTGGATCCAGAAGAAACTTGACAACTGGTGGTACGGTAAGACAAAATCAATCTATAGACCGGGCGTCGGTCAATAA
- a CDS encoding NusG domain II-containing protein — translation MRKYLRMIRRGDLLIILFLMAASFLPLGVFSYHQANAESADKIAVVSVDGKVVKEFVLKDDGKTETFVFHDDHGHENVIVREGDQIRIDSADCDDQLCVRMGAKDDIGETIMCLPNRVLVEVRGADGASTDEDEEALDIIS, via the coding sequence ATGAGAAAGTACCTGAGAATGATCCGCAGAGGCGATCTGCTCATCATCCTTTTTTTGATGGCGGCTTCCTTCCTGCCGTTGGGAGTCTTCAGCTATCATCAAGCCAACGCAGAGAGCGCGGATAAAATTGCGGTCGTCAGCGTTGACGGAAAAGTGGTGAAGGAGTTTGTCCTGAAGGATGATGGAAAAACGGAAACGTTTGTTTTCCATGATGACCATGGGCATGAGAACGTGATCGTGCGCGAAGGGGATCAAATCCGGATTGATTCCGCCGATTGCGATGACCAATTGTGTGTGCGCATGGGCGCTAAGGATGACATCGGGGAGACGATCATGTGTCTGCCGAACCGTGTGCTGGTGGAAGTTCGCGGCGCTGATGGAGCTTCCACTGATGAAGATGAAGAGGCCCTCGACATCATCTCCTGA
- a CDS encoding polyprenyl synthetase family protein, protein MKIHSMWDQYPLLQSELVATNELLEKNITLKNQAVREAILARLLSGGKMLRPAYCLLFSHYSPQRDAERAQAIAAAVELLHTATLMHDDVIDEAGTRRGQETMNRAFGNQIAVYSGDYLFTVCFRLLSQYAGNADVLKLDTTGMESILIGELNQMDMRYNPNMRMRDYLRQIQGKTAQLFALSCYAGAYGSDEDEKFAQLAYRIGHDIGMAFQVMDDVLDYTQDEETLGKPALSDFRNGIYTAPVLYAMQADRKVFAPYIAKGADVTEEELAKIHALVERYGGNRAAQALAKKYTTKALKLIKKLPDHPVKETLTKLTEQLLYRNM, encoded by the coding sequence ATGAAAATTCATTCGATGTGGGACCAATATCCGCTGTTGCAGTCGGAATTGGTCGCCACCAATGAGCTGTTGGAAAAAAACATAACGCTCAAGAACCAGGCGGTCAGGGAAGCGATTCTGGCTAGGCTGCTTTCGGGCGGAAAAATGCTGCGTCCGGCCTATTGCCTGCTGTTTTCCCACTATTCCCCGCAACGGGATGCGGAGCGGGCGCAGGCGATTGCGGCCGCGGTTGAGCTTTTGCATACCGCAACGCTGATGCATGATGATGTGATTGATGAAGCCGGCACCCGCCGAGGCCAGGAGACGATGAACCGGGCATTCGGCAATCAGATTGCCGTCTATTCGGGGGATTACCTCTTCACGGTCTGCTTCCGGCTACTGTCCCAGTATGCCGGCAACGCCGATGTGCTGAAGCTCGATACGACCGGGATGGAGAGCATCCTGATCGGCGAGCTGAACCAGATGGATATGCGCTACAATCCGAACATGCGCATGCGCGATTACTTGCGCCAGATTCAGGGAAAGACGGCCCAACTGTTCGCGCTGAGCTGCTATGCCGGGGCCTATGGTTCGGACGAGGACGAGAAGTTTGCGCAGTTGGCCTACCGAATCGGTCACGATATCGGCATGGCCTTTCAGGTCATGGATGATGTTTTGGACTACACGCAGGACGAAGAAACATTGGGTAAACCGGCTTTGAGCGACTTTCGCAACGGCATCTACACCGCGCCTGTGCTGTATGCGATGCAGGCCGACCGGAAGGTGTTTGCTCCTTACATCGCAAAGGGGGCGGATGTGACAGAGGAGGAACTTGCGAAGATCCATGCTTTGGTGGAACGCTATGGCGGTAATCGCGCCGCACAGGCTTTGGCCAAGAAGTACACAACCAAAGCGCTGAAACTGATCAAAAAATTGCCGGACCATCCCGTAAAGGAAACGCTAACGAAATTAACTGAGCAATTGCTTTATCGCAATATGTAG